The DNA window GTATCGTCAGGCGTGTATGTTGATCACCGTCGATACCGGCGCGCCGCAGCAGGATGTGACCTGGCAGCGTTTCTTCCCGTCCGGGCCGCGCGCCTTCCTGCCGCTGTACGACAGCTGGGCATCGCTGGTGTGGTATGACAGCCCGCAGCGCATTCGCCAGCTGCAGGCGATGCCGCCGGCGCAGCTGGAGCGCGAAATCGCCGCCGCTTTCCCGGCGCGCCTGGGCCCGGTCAAGGTGCACGCCGCCGGTTCGTTCCCGCTGACGCGGCGCCATGCGCAGCGTTACGTGCTACCGGGGCTGGCGCTGCTGGGGGATGCGGCGCATACCATCAACCCGCTGGCGGGGCAGGGCGTCAATCTGGGGTATCGCGACGTGGATGCCTTGTTGGACGTATTGAACGATGCGCGGGAGCAGGGAGAGGACTGGAGCAGCGAGACGGTACTGCTGCGTTATCAGCGCCGCCGCCGTACCGACAATCTGCTGATGCAGAGCGGCATGGATCTGTTTTATACCGCCTTCAGCAATAACCTGGCGCCGCTGAACGTGGCGCGCAATCTGGCGCTGATGGCCGCGCAGCGGGCGGGCAAGCTGAAAGAGCATGCGTTGAAGTACGCCTTGGGATTGTAACCGACAGGGCTCAGCTGCGGCTGGGCCCGTTAGAATTGGCTGAACGCCAGACAGCAAAAAGCCCGCCGAAGCGGGCTTTTCTAAATATGGCTGGGGTGCCAGGATTCGAACCTGGGTATGCTGGTATCAGAAACCAGAGCCTTACCGCTTGGCGACACCCCAATTATGGTGGCTACGACGGGATTTGAACCTGTGACCCCATCATTATGAGTGATGTGCTCTAACCAGCTGAGCTACGTAGCCGATGTTACTTTTTACTTCTTTGATTTGCAAGCAGTTTGTGATGGCTGGGGTACCTGGATTCGAACCAGGGAATGCCGGTATCAAAAACCGGTGCCTTACCGCTTGGCGATACCCCACCTGCAAACAAATCTTATGTTGAAACCCCGTTCCCGAAAGAATATGGCTGGGGTACCTGGATTCGAACCAGGGAATGCCGGTATCAAAAACCGGTGCCTTACCGCTTGGCGATACCCCATCAACATACTGCGCCGACGATGAAGAGAAATGGTGCGGGAGGCGAGACTTGAACTCGCACACCTTGCGGCGCCAGAACCTAAATCTGGTGCGTCTACCAATTTCGCCACTCCCGCAAATGCAAAAAAGAGATGGTGGCTACGACGGGATTCGAACCTGTGACCCCATCATTATGAGTGATGTGCTCTAACCAGCTGAGCTACGTAGCCCTCTTTTTTGCTTTGCCTTCATCGGCGTTGCGGGGCGCATTATGCGTATATGACCGATTTGCGTCAACAAGTTTTTTCCCGAAAAAGCGCCCGGAAGCGCCGTTTGTCTGGCTTGTGAACATTATGGCGATAAAATCGGCAATTCAGGCAGTTGGCGGGGGAGAAAGGCAACAAAAAGGCGGGCCAAAAGGCCCGCCCCGAGGGAAAACGCCGCGTGATTATTTATAGGCGGCCTGGTGCACGCCGACGGCGCGGCCGGAAGGATCGTCCATCTTCTTAAACGATTCGTCCCATTCGATGGCCTTGGCGGACGAGCAGGCGACGGACGGGCCGCCCGGCACGCATTCGGCGGCGCTCGGCAGCGGGAACAACTCTTCAAAGATCTCGCGGTACAGGTAGCCTTCTTTAGACGT is part of the Serratia marcescens genome and encodes:
- the ubiF gene encoding 3-demethoxyubiquinol 3-hydroxylase; amino-acid sequence: MKTSQNRYDAVVVGGGMVGAAAALGLAQAGWSVALLEHQAPQAFEAQSPPDLRISAIGCTSVGLLKQLGAWPAVTAMRTAPYRRLETWEWASSRVAFDAVSLGLPELGFMVENRVLQLALWQQFAQCANLTLLCPARLQSLHRADNAWQLTLDGGETLQARLVVGADGANSQVRKLAAIGTNGWQYRQACMLITVDTGAPQQDVTWQRFFPSGPRAFLPLYDSWASLVWYDSPQRIRQLQAMPPAQLEREIAAAFPARLGPVKVHAAGSFPLTRRHAQRYVLPGLALLGDAAHTINPLAGQGVNLGYRDVDALLDVLNDAREQGEDWSSETVLLRYQRRRRTDNLLMQSGMDLFYTAFSNNLAPLNVARNLALMAAQRAGKLKEHALKYALGL